The following proteins are co-located in the Massilia litorea genome:
- the benC gene encoding benzoate 1,2-dioxygenase electron transfer component BenC produces MSHHIALQFEDGITRFIACNDKETLSNAAYRQRVNIPLDCRDGACGTCRAHCESGSYDMPESSYIEDALEAADAAKGFVLACQMRPKSDCVVKILATSQACKSGAHSYGGKIASVEQFSPSTIRFAIDLDDGAAPGFLPGQYVNVQIPGTEQTRSYSFSSAPGAGRVEFVVRNVPNGRMSDYLANQAGAGDAISFLGPFGSFYLRPVARPVLFLAGGTGIAPFLSMLRSLEQSGFAHPVRLVYAVTNDFDLIGLDELERIAAAHPNFTYVTCVAAPESTHPRKGYATAHVEPGWMNDGEVDVYLCGPPPMVDAVRGWLGDIGVTPASFHYEKFSPNAGA; encoded by the coding sequence ATGAGCCATCACATCGCCCTGCAGTTCGAAGACGGGATCACCCGCTTCATCGCGTGCAACGACAAGGAGACCCTGTCCAACGCCGCCTATCGCCAGCGCGTCAACATTCCGCTGGACTGCCGCGACGGCGCCTGCGGCACCTGCCGCGCCCATTGCGAGTCCGGGAGCTACGACATGCCGGAGTCCAGCTATATCGAAGACGCGCTCGAAGCCGCCGACGCGGCCAAGGGCTTCGTGCTGGCCTGCCAGATGCGCCCCAAAAGCGATTGCGTGGTCAAGATCCTGGCCACCTCGCAGGCCTGCAAGTCGGGCGCCCACAGCTATGGCGGCAAGATCGCTTCGGTCGAGCAGTTCTCGCCTTCGACCATCCGCTTCGCCATCGACCTGGACGATGGCGCGGCCCCCGGCTTCCTGCCCGGCCAGTACGTGAACGTCCAGATTCCCGGTACCGAGCAGACGCGCTCCTACTCCTTCAGTTCGGCGCCCGGCGCCGGCCGCGTCGAATTCGTCGTGCGTAACGTGCCGAACGGGCGCATGAGCGACTACCTCGCCAACCAGGCGGGCGCGGGCGACGCCATCAGCTTCCTCGGCCCCTTCGGCAGTTTTTACCTGCGCCCGGTCGCGCGGCCGGTACTGTTCCTCGCCGGCGGCACCGGCATCGCGCCTTTCCTGTCGATGCTGCGCAGCCTCGAACAAAGCGGTTTCGCCCATCCGGTGCGCCTGGTCTATGCGGTCACCAACGACTTCGACCTGATCGGCCTCGATGAACTCGAGCGCATCGCGGCAGCCCATCCGAACTTCACTTACGTCACCTGCGTGGCGGCGCCCGAGAGCACGCATCCGCGCAAGGGCTATGCCACGGCCCATGTCGAGCCAGGCTGGATGAACGACGGCGAGGTCGACGTCTACCTGTGCGGCCCGCCGCCGATGGTGGACGCCGTGCGCGGCTGGCTGGGCGACATCGGCGTCACGCCCGCCAGTTTCCATTACGAGAAATTCTCGCCGAATGCAGGAGCTTAG
- the benB gene encoding benzoate 1,2-dioxygenase small subunit — protein sequence MSAIAITDVAAFLFREARLLDDEAWDEWLDCYHPDAQFWMPSWDDDGQLVSDPQREISLIYYPTRQGLEDRVFRIKTERSSATVPDTRTSHNIANIEIEKQEGTVVTVRFNWHTLSHRYKTDFSYFGMSRYVIDFAGSQPKILDKYIVLKNDYIHQVIDVYHI from the coding sequence ATGAGCGCCATCGCCATCACTGACGTCGCGGCATTCCTGTTCCGCGAAGCGCGCCTGCTGGACGACGAGGCCTGGGACGAGTGGCTCGACTGCTACCACCCGGACGCGCAGTTCTGGATGCCATCCTGGGACGACGACGGCCAGCTGGTCTCGGACCCGCAGCGCGAGATCTCGCTGATCTACTACCCGACGCGCCAGGGCCTGGAAGACCGCGTATTCCGGATCAAGACCGAACGCTCGAGCGCTACGGTGCCCGACACGCGTACCAGCCACAACATCGCCAACATCGAAATCGAGAAGCAGGAAGGAACAGTGGTCACGGTGCGCTTCAACTGGCACACGCTGAGCCACCGCTACAAGACCGATTTTTCCTATTTCGGCATGTCGCGCTACGTGATCGATTTCGCCGGCAGCCAGCCGAAGATCCTGGACAAGTACATCGTTCTGAAGAATGACTACATCCACCAGGTGATCGACGTGTATCACATCTGA
- the benA gene encoding benzoate 1,2-dioxygenase large subunit, with amino-acid sequence MIPIHPVPARPTASNIDLDALLVENHETGDHRLHRSAFTDPELFELEMKHIFEGNWIYLAHESQIPNNNDYYTLQMGRQPVFIARNRQGELNAFINACSHRGAQLCRLKRGNKATYTCPFHGWTFNNSGKLLKVKDPEDAGYPDCFNKEGSHDLKKLARFANYKGFLFGSLNPDVPSIEEFLGEAGKIIDMIVNQSPDGLEVLRGASTYTFEGNWKLQAENGADGYHVSAVHWNYAATTNRRKEEAEREDKIRAMDAGKWGRQGGGFYAFDHGHMLLWTKWANPEDRPNYPRHAEYAAQYGKPTADWMVERSRNLCLYPNVYLMDQFGSQIRVLRPIAVDKTEVTIYCIAPKGESDEARARRIRQYEDFFNVSGMATPDDLEEFRACQTGYAGSAMPWNDMCRGAKQWIQGPDEAAREIGLAPVLSGVRTEDEGLYTVQHRYWLDVMKNAKAAQGEQP; translated from the coding sequence ATGATCCCGATCCATCCCGTGCCTGCACGTCCCACGGCCAGCAACATCGACCTCGACGCGCTGCTGGTTGAAAATCACGAAACCGGCGACCACCGCCTGCACCGCAGCGCGTTCACCGATCCGGAACTGTTCGAACTCGAGATGAAGCACATCTTCGAGGGTAACTGGATCTACCTGGCCCATGAAAGCCAGATCCCGAACAACAACGACTACTACACGCTGCAGATGGGCCGGCAGCCGGTGTTCATCGCACGCAACCGCCAGGGCGAGCTGAACGCCTTCATCAATGCCTGCAGCCACCGCGGCGCCCAGCTCTGCCGGCTGAAGCGCGGCAACAAGGCGACCTATACCTGCCCCTTCCACGGCTGGACTTTCAATAACAGCGGCAAGCTGCTGAAGGTGAAGGACCCGGAAGACGCGGGCTATCCGGACTGCTTCAACAAGGAAGGCTCGCACGACCTGAAAAAGCTGGCGCGCTTCGCCAACTACAAGGGCTTCCTGTTCGGCAGCCTGAACCCGGACGTGCCCTCGATCGAGGAATTCCTCGGCGAGGCCGGCAAGATCATCGACATGATCGTCAACCAGTCGCCCGACGGCCTGGAAGTGCTGCGCGGCGCCTCGACCTATACCTTCGAGGGCAACTGGAAGCTGCAGGCCGAGAACGGCGCCGACGGCTACCACGTCTCGGCCGTGCACTGGAACTACGCCGCCACGACCAATCGCAGGAAGGAAGAGGCCGAGCGCGAAGACAAGATCCGCGCCATGGATGCCGGCAAGTGGGGTCGCCAGGGCGGCGGCTTCTATGCCTTCGACCACGGCCACATGCTGCTCTGGACCAAGTGGGCCAATCCCGAAGACCGGCCGAACTACCCGCGCCACGCCGAGTATGCGGCGCAGTACGGCAAGCCGACCGCCGACTGGATGGTCGAGCGCTCGCGCAATCTGTGCCTGTACCCGAACGTCTACCTGATGGACCAGTTCGGGTCCCAGATCCGCGTGCTGCGCCCGATCGCGGTCGACAAGACGGAAGTCACGATCTACTGCATCGCGCCGAAAGGCGAATCCGACGAGGCGCGTGCCCGCCGCATCCGCCAGTACGAGGACTTCTTCAACGTCAGCGGCATGGCCACGCCCGACGACCTGGAAGAATTCCGCGCCTGCCAGACCGGCTACGCCGGCAGCGCCATGCCCTGGAACGACATGTGCCGCGGGGCCAAACAGTGGATCCAGGGCCCGGACGAGGCGGCCAGGGAAATCGGCCTGGCGCCGGTGCTGAGCGGCGTGCGCACCGAGGACGAGGGGCTATATACGGTGCAGCACCGCTACTGGCTCGACGTCATGAAGAATGCCAAAGCGGCCCAGGGAGAGCAGCCATGA
- the catA gene encoding catechol 1,2-dioxygenase: MNHQQIDLLAKQWIVDAADRPANPRVQAIVLRLVADLCKAMEDLDIQPSEFWKGVEFLTNAGKNNELGLLTPGLGLERFMDIRADEAEARAGIEGGTPRTIEGPLYVAGAPEAKGFARLDDGTESGQGEVLFMQGTVFDADGNAVPGAKVEVWHANLLGNYSFFDSTQSHFNLRRTIVTDDQGRYAFQTIMPKGYGCPPGGSTATLLDQLGRHGQRPAHIHFFVSAPGQRKLTTQINIDGDEYLWDDFAFASREGLVPPVTRVDDPAAIAARGQDKPFASIDFDFRLHRDIEAAPSAQVERQRAAA; encoded by the coding sequence ATGAACCACCAACAAATCGACCTGCTGGCCAAACAATGGATCGTCGACGCCGCCGACCGTCCCGCCAACCCGCGCGTGCAGGCCATCGTCCTGCGCCTGGTCGCCGACCTGTGCAAGGCGATGGAAGACCTCGACATCCAGCCGAGCGAATTCTGGAAGGGCGTCGAATTCCTCACCAACGCCGGCAAGAACAATGAACTGGGCCTGCTGACCCCGGGCCTGGGCCTGGAGCGCTTCATGGACATCCGCGCCGACGAGGCGGAAGCGCGCGCCGGCATCGAAGGCGGCACGCCGCGCACCATCGAAGGTCCGCTGTACGTGGCCGGCGCGCCGGAGGCCAAAGGCTTTGCGCGCCTCGACGACGGGACCGAGAGCGGGCAGGGCGAGGTACTGTTCATGCAGGGTACCGTGTTCGATGCCGACGGCAACGCGGTGCCGGGCGCGAAAGTCGAAGTCTGGCACGCCAACCTGCTCGGGAATTACTCCTTCTTCGATTCCACTCAATCGCACTTCAACCTGCGCCGCACGATCGTCACCGACGACCAGGGCCGCTACGCTTTCCAGACCATCATGCCCAAGGGTTATGGCTGTCCGCCGGGCGGCAGCACCGCGACGCTGCTCGACCAGTTGGGCCGCCACGGCCAGCGCCCGGCCCACATCCACTTTTTTGTCAGCGCCCCCGGCCAGCGCAAGCTGACCACGCAAATCAACATCGACGGCGATGAATACCTGTGGGACGACTTCGCATTCGCCAGCCGCGAAGGCCTGGTGCCGCCGGTCACCCGGGTCGATGACCCGGCAGCCATCGCCGCGCGCGGCCAGGACAAGCCCTTCGCATCGATCGATTTTGATTTCCGCCTGCACCGCGACATCGAAGCTGCACCGAGCGCACAAGTCGAGCGCCAGCGCGCCGCGGCATAA
- the catC gene encoding muconolactone Delta-isomerase, whose product MLFHVTMEVQLPQSMPKDQADALKAQEKALAQRLQEEGSWRHLWRVAGQYANVSIFDVPGNEELHALLMSLPLFPYMRIAVTPLCRHPSSVRAGDL is encoded by the coding sequence ATGCTGTTTCACGTAACGATGGAAGTCCAGCTGCCGCAGTCGATGCCGAAAGACCAGGCCGACGCCCTGAAGGCGCAAGAAAAGGCGCTCGCGCAGCGCCTGCAGGAAGAGGGCAGCTGGCGCCACCTGTGGCGCGTCGCCGGCCAGTACGCCAACGTCAGCATCTTCGACGTGCCCGGCAACGAAGAATTGCACGCGCTGTTGATGTCGCTGCCGCTGTTCCCTTACATGCGGATCGCGGTCACGCCCCTGTGCCGCCACCCCTCGTCCGTCCGCGCCGGCGACCTGTAA
- a CDS encoding muconate/chloromuconate family cycloisomerase, which produces MIREIETTLVDVPTIRPHKLSVATMNTQTLVLVRVRCDDGIEGWGEATTIGGLNYGEESPESIKANIDAHIAPLIMNMDASKVALVMKKLRKTIQGNRFAKCAIETALLDAQGQRLGVPLSELLGGRVRDSVPVAWTLASGDTAKDIAEAEAMLEKRRHRIFKLKIGARALQEDVDHVLAIKRALGDRASVRVDVNQAWNELDAVRGIAQLEAGGIDLVEQPVRAENRAAMRRLAARFDVALMADEALHGPLDAFDIARNHGADVFAVKIAQSGGLFPAKEVATVAQLAGIGLYGGTMLEGGIGTAATAHLCATFTDLSWDTELFGPLLLTEEVLEEPLVYADFALQVPSKPGLGVRVDAARLRRMRRR; this is translated from the coding sequence ATGATCCGCGAAATCGAAACCACGCTTGTCGACGTCCCGACCATCCGGCCGCACAAGCTCTCCGTCGCGACCATGAACACGCAGACGCTGGTCCTGGTCCGGGTCCGTTGCGACGACGGCATCGAAGGCTGGGGCGAGGCGACCACGATCGGTGGCCTCAACTACGGCGAAGAAAGCCCGGAGAGCATCAAGGCGAACATCGACGCCCACATCGCGCCGCTGATTATGAACATGGACGCTTCGAAGGTCGCGCTCGTGATGAAAAAGCTGCGCAAGACCATCCAGGGCAACCGCTTCGCCAAATGCGCGATCGAGACGGCGCTGCTCGACGCGCAAGGCCAGCGCCTCGGCGTGCCGCTCTCCGAACTGCTCGGCGGCCGGGTGCGCGACAGCGTGCCGGTGGCCTGGACCCTGGCCAGCGGCGACACGGCGAAGGACATCGCCGAGGCCGAGGCGATGCTGGAAAAGCGCCGCCACCGCATTTTCAAGCTCAAGATCGGCGCGCGCGCCCTGCAGGAAGACGTGGACCACGTGCTCGCCATCAAGCGCGCCCTCGGCGACCGCGCCAGCGTGCGGGTCGACGTCAACCAGGCCTGGAACGAACTCGATGCCGTGCGCGGTATCGCCCAGCTGGAAGCCGGCGGCATCGACCTGGTCGAGCAGCCGGTGCGCGCCGAGAACCGCGCCGCGATGCGCCGCCTGGCGGCCCGCTTCGACGTGGCGCTGATGGCCGACGAGGCGCTGCATGGCCCGCTCGACGCCTTCGACATCGCCCGCAACCACGGTGCCGACGTGTTCGCCGTGAAGATCGCCCAGTCCGGCGGCCTGTTCCCGGCGAAGGAGGTCGCCACCGTCGCCCAGCTGGCCGGCATCGGCCTGTACGGCGGCACGATGCTGGAGGGCGGCATCGGTACCGCCGCCACGGCGCACCTGTGCGCCACCTTCACCGACCTGTCCTGGGACACCGAGCTGTTCGGGCCACTGCTGCTGACCGAGGAAGTGCTGGAAGAGCCGCTGGTCTACGCCGACTTCGCCTTGCAGGTGCCGTCGAAGCCGGGCCTGGGCGTGCGCGTCGACGCCGCCAGGCTGCGCCGCATGCGCCGCCGTTGA
- a CDS encoding LysR family transcriptional regulator — protein sequence MELRHLRYFVAVADEKNFTRAAERLHIAQPPLSRQIQQLEEELGVVLIEKGSRPVRLTEAGKFFHAHAAELLAKASDLKAMTQRVGKIDRKFAIGFVASTLYGLLPEIVRRFRNRYQSLEISFHELTTMEQLQALKEGRIDVGFGRLKSEDPAIRRIVLREEALIVALPVGHRLSAIEGPLKLSQVAQETLLVYPKAPRPSFADQVLATFKERNLVPQTVLEVRELQIAVGLVGAGQGVAVVPQSLQGMIRTDVVYRPLDEVTAVSPIIFSARHMDRSPELVNMLEVIYEIYEELGIAHVRHSL from the coding sequence ATGGAGCTGCGCCACCTGCGCTATTTCGTCGCCGTCGCCGACGAAAAGAACTTCACGCGCGCGGCCGAACGCCTGCACATCGCGCAGCCGCCGCTGAGCCGGCAGATCCAGCAGCTGGAAGAAGAACTGGGCGTGGTGCTGATCGAAAAGGGCTCGCGGCCGGTGCGCCTGACCGAGGCCGGCAAGTTCTTCCATGCCCATGCCGCCGAACTGCTGGCCAAGGCCTCCGACCTGAAGGCCATGACCCAGCGCGTCGGCAAGATCGACCGCAAATTCGCGATCGGCTTCGTCGCGTCGACCTTGTACGGGCTGTTGCCGGAGATCGTGCGGCGCTTTCGCAACCGCTACCAGTCGCTCGAGATCAGCTTCCACGAGCTGACCACGATGGAACAGCTGCAGGCGCTCAAGGAGGGAAGGATCGATGTCGGCTTCGGCCGGCTCAAGAGTGAAGATCCGGCGATCCGCCGCATTGTGTTGCGCGAAGAAGCCTTGATCGTGGCCCTGCCCGTCGGGCACCGCCTGAGCGCGATCGAGGGTCCCCTGAAGCTGTCGCAGGTGGCGCAGGAGACGCTGCTGGTCTACCCGAAAGCGCCCCGTCCGAGTTTTGCCGACCAGGTGCTGGCCACCTTCAAGGAACGCAACCTGGTGCCGCAAACGGTGCTGGAGGTGCGCGAACTGCAGATCGCGGTCGGCCTGGTGGGCGCCGGCCAGGGCGTGGCCGTCGTTCCGCAAAGCCTGCAGGGCATGATCCGCACCGACGTCGTCTACCGGCCGCTCGACGAAGTCACGGCGGTCTCGCCGATCATCTTCAGCGCGCGCCACATGGACCGCTCACCGGAGCTGGTCAACATGCTGGAAGTGATCTACGAAATCTACGAGGAACTGGGGATCGCGCACGTCAGGCACAGCTTGTAG
- a CDS encoding Bug family tripartite tricarboxylate transporter substrate binding protein has product MKLRHLAIPAVCLALSAAASAAGFPEKPIHFVVPFAAGTATDQLARALGQAVSQETKQPVIVDNKPGGNGFIGANEVARAAPDGYTVLIATNTTHAAAEHLYKSVPYDPVKSFAPITALGKGGQIMVVNASSPVKSVADFIALAKKEPGKISFGSGSSSSRVAGELFQQLAHVQLLHVPYKSNTYAITDLLGGQIQMMITDSATGLPHIKSGKLRALGYSEGHRSPLMPDVPTIAEAGVKGYDVGYWFAAYAPAKTPAPVVARLNELLSKAAKSPGANSGFYATSGTAIFLTSPEELAAFQQAESKKWGEIIRKAGIEKE; this is encoded by the coding sequence ATGAAACTGCGTCATCTGGCCATCCCCGCCGTATGCCTTGCGCTGTCCGCCGCTGCATCGGCCGCCGGCTTCCCGGAAAAACCGATCCACTTCGTCGTGCCCTTCGCGGCCGGCACCGCGACCGACCAGCTGGCGCGCGCACTGGGACAGGCGGTCAGCCAGGAGACGAAGCAGCCGGTCATCGTCGACAACAAGCCCGGCGGGAATGGCTTCATCGGCGCCAACGAGGTGGCGCGCGCCGCGCCGGACGGCTACACGGTCCTCATCGCGACGAATACCACCCACGCGGCTGCGGAGCACCTGTACAAATCCGTGCCCTACGACCCGGTGAAGAGTTTTGCGCCGATTACGGCACTCGGCAAGGGCGGACAGATCATGGTCGTCAATGCCTCGTCTCCCGTGAAGAGCGTGGCCGACTTCATCGCCCTCGCCAAAAAGGAGCCGGGCAAGATCAGCTTCGGCAGCGGCAGTTCGTCGAGCCGGGTGGCGGGCGAACTGTTCCAGCAGCTGGCCCACGTGCAGCTGCTGCATGTTCCCTACAAGAGCAACACCTACGCCATCACCGACCTGCTGGGCGGTCAGATCCAGATGATGATCACCGATTCCGCTACCGGCCTGCCGCATATCAAGAGCGGCAAGCTGCGCGCCCTGGGCTATTCGGAAGGCCACCGCTCGCCGCTGATGCCGGATGTGCCGACGATCGCCGAGGCCGGCGTCAAGGGCTATGACGTCGGTTACTGGTTCGCCGCCTATGCGCCGGCGAAAACGCCGGCGCCGGTGGTCGCCAGGCTCAATGAGCTGCTGAGCAAGGCCGCGAAAAGCCCCGGCGCCAACAGCGGTTTCTACGCGACCAGCGGCACCGCGATCTTCCTGACCTCGCCCGAGGAGCTGGCGGCATTCCAGCAGGCCGAGTCGAAGAAATGGGGTGAGATCATCCGCAAGGCGGGGATCGAAAAAGAATAG
- a CDS encoding AtuA-related protein: MLLREIAHARAGDKGNISNISVIAYDPQDYPRLENYLTAERVKAHFADIAAGEVQRFALPALGALNFVLHDALSGGVTRSLALDAHGKTLSSAILSLDIPDQDSPTVLAPTA; encoded by the coding sequence ATGCTGTTACGTGAGATCGCGCATGCGCGCGCCGGCGACAAGGGCAATATCTCGAATATTTCCGTGATCGCTTACGACCCGCAGGACTATCCGCGGCTGGAAAACTACCTCACCGCCGAGCGCGTGAAAGCGCATTTCGCCGATATCGCCGCGGGGGAGGTGCAGCGTTTCGCGCTGCCGGCGCTTGGCGCCCTGAACTTCGTCCTGCACGATGCCCTGAGCGGCGGCGTCACCCGTTCGCTCGCCCTGGACGCCCATGGTAAAACCCTGAGTTCGGCGATCCTCAGCCTCGACATTCCCGACCAGGACAGTCCGACGGTCCTTGCACCCACCGCTTAA
- a CDS encoding acyclic terpene utilization AtuA family protein, which yields MKRIRIGAGAGYSGDRLEPAVELVEKGDLDYLIFECLAERTIALAQRAHMQDPAGGYDPLLAERMRAVLAQCSEQGIRIVTNMGAANPLAAAAMVREIARSLGLEGLKVAAVIGDDVLDTLRAGQFMDDTGQPVNRLGERLLSANAYLGAQPLVEALAAGADVVITGRAADPALVLAPLIHEFGWAMDDWQRLGQGTLVGHLLECAGQITGGYFADPGYKDVAGLARLGFPIGEVAEDGSVVITKVEGSGGQVTAATCKEQLLYEIHDPRAYLTPDVVADFSGVRITEIGPDRVLVEGATGHPRPDTLKVSIGYIDSYIGEGQMSYAGPGALNRARLALSIVEERLKITGVQTSEIRYDILGVNAMHRDRLAAPHPEPYEVRIRVAGRTDSLREAARIANEVESLYTCGPAGGGGAFKSARDIVAVLSTLLPRDAVQASVHFGENQHAVT from the coding sequence ATGAAACGAATCAGAATCGGCGCCGGTGCCGGCTACTCCGGCGACCGTCTCGAGCCGGCCGTGGAGCTGGTCGAAAAAGGCGATCTCGACTACCTCATTTTCGAGTGCCTCGCCGAACGCACGATCGCGCTAGCCCAGCGGGCGCACATGCAGGATCCGGCGGGGGGCTACGATCCGCTGCTCGCGGAGCGCATGCGGGCAGTGCTTGCCCAGTGCAGTGAACAGGGCATCCGGATCGTGACCAACATGGGCGCCGCCAATCCGCTGGCCGCGGCCGCCATGGTGCGCGAGATCGCCCGGTCGTTGGGCCTGGAAGGCCTGAAGGTCGCGGCGGTCATCGGCGACGACGTGCTCGATACGCTGCGCGCCGGGCAGTTCATGGACGACACCGGCCAGCCGGTCAACCGCCTCGGCGAACGCCTGCTGTCCGCGAACGCCTATCTCGGCGCGCAGCCGCTGGTCGAGGCGCTGGCCGCCGGCGCCGACGTCGTGATCACCGGCCGCGCCGCCGATCCGGCGCTGGTGCTGGCCCCGCTGATCCATGAATTCGGCTGGGCCATGGACGACTGGCAGCGGCTGGGGCAGGGCACGCTGGTGGGACACCTGCTGGAATGCGCCGGGCAGATCACCGGCGGCTATTTCGCCGATCCCGGGTACAAGGACGTGGCCGGCCTCGCGCGGCTGGGCTTTCCCATCGGCGAAGTGGCCGAGGACGGCAGCGTCGTCATCACCAAGGTCGAAGGCAGCGGCGGGCAGGTGACGGCGGCCACCTGCAAGGAACAGCTGCTCTACGAGATCCACGATCCGCGCGCCTACCTGACACCGGACGTGGTCGCCGATTTCTCCGGGGTGCGGATCACGGAAATCGGCCCCGACCGGGTGCTGGTCGAAGGCGCCACCGGCCATCCGCGTCCGGACACGCTGAAGGTCTCGATCGGCTACATCGACAGCTATATCGGCGAGGGCCAGATGTCATACGCCGGTCCGGGGGCGCTGAACCGGGCGCGCCTGGCGCTGTCCATCGTCGAGGAGCGCCTGAAGATCACCGGCGTGCAGACCAGCGAGATCCGCTACGACATCCTGGGCGTGAACGCCATGCACCGCGACCGGCTGGCCGCGCCGCATCCGGAACCGTACGAGGTGCGCATCCGCGTGGCCGGACGCACCGACAGCCTGCGTGAAGCGGCGCGCATCGCCAACGAAGTGGAAAGCCTGTACACCTGCGGCCCGGCGGGCGGCGGCGGCGCCTTCAAGTCGGCGCGCGATATCGTCGCGGTATTATCGACCCTGCTGCCGCGCGACGCCGTGCAGGCATCCGTCCACTTCGGGGAGAACCAGCATGCTGTTACGTGA
- a CDS encoding LysR family transcriptional regulator: MTTNISTRLLYAFVALEETRHFTRAAERCHTSQPAFSAMIRKLEEAAGTRLFERDTRNVTLTPEGELFSEVARSLIAEFEAAFDDMADYVARRRGRVSIAALPSLAARALPAVIAQYRHLYPGVAVTLHDALSDQCLALLRQHKADLVLTAPGANFNEFESRVLGSDPFYLVCRRDHPLARRRRLKAADLAGQELIHLAKSSSVRQHVDILLRAIETVHSGFEVEHLATVAGLVEQGLGVSIVPELTLFQFRQLDLAAIPLDAHEQTRPILVVKRKDQALSIAAQAMLELIEKQIGPIGTRRQPPQR; the protein is encoded by the coding sequence ATGACGACCAATATCTCGACCAGGCTGCTGTATGCCTTCGTCGCGCTCGAGGAGACCCGGCATTTCACGCGTGCGGCCGAACGCTGCCATACCTCGCAGCCGGCCTTTAGCGCGATGATCCGCAAGCTCGAGGAAGCGGCGGGCACGCGGCTGTTCGAGCGCGACACGCGCAATGTCACGCTGACGCCGGAAGGCGAACTGTTTTCCGAGGTGGCACGCTCGCTGATCGCCGAATTCGAAGCGGCCTTCGACGACATGGCCGATTACGTCGCCCGGCGGCGCGGACGGGTGTCGATCGCGGCACTGCCTTCGCTGGCGGCGCGCGCCCTGCCCGCCGTGATCGCGCAGTATCGGCACCTGTATCCGGGCGTGGCCGTGACCCTGCACGATGCCTTGTCCGATCAATGCCTGGCGCTGCTGCGCCAGCACAAGGCCGATCTCGTGCTGACGGCACCGGGCGCGAATTTCAACGAGTTCGAATCGCGGGTGCTGGGCAGCGATCCCTTCTACCTGGTGTGCCGGCGCGACCACCCGCTGGCCCGCAGGCGCCGCCTGAAGGCGGCCGACCTGGCCGGACAGGAACTCATTCATCTCGCCAAATCTTCGAGCGTGCGCCAACATGTCGACATCCTGCTGCGCGCCATCGAGACCGTGCATTCGGGCTTCGAAGTGGAACACCTGGCGACGGTGGCCGGCCTGGTGGAGCAAGGCCTGGGCGTGAGCATCGTACCCGAGCTGACCCTGTTCCAGTTCCGCCAGCTGGACCTGGCCGCGATCCCCCTGGACGCACACGAACAGACGCGTCCCATCCTGGTCGTCAAGCGCAAGGACCAGGCGCTGTCGATTGCGGCCCAGGCCATGCTGGAACTGATCGAGAAGCAGATCGGGCCGATCGGCACCCGGCGCCAGCCTCCGCAGCGTTAA
- a CDS encoding 3-hydroxyacyl-CoA dehydrogenase NAD-binding domain-containing protein, translating into MSNMNDESRDALALANASPRPVGRVGIIGANAMGAGIAINLLEAGIPVTLFETGRETLDQGMAQVRSAGRRMALLAGTVNFHHLKDCDLIIEAVRTDMAGKEKLFRRLDQVAKPGAILIALASQRGVDQVAGCTRRSGEVLGLHRAGPGDAGGTWEVVCGKRTSAQALATAIAFAPMFRAVAPVADGEAWRVDLILE; encoded by the coding sequence ATGAGCAACATGAACGACGAAAGCCGCGACGCCCTGGCGCTCGCGAACGCCAGCCCGCGCCCTGTCGGGCGGGTCGGCATCATTGGCGCCAACGCGATGGGCGCCGGTATCGCCATCAACCTGCTGGAGGCCGGCATCCCGGTCACGCTCTTCGAAACCGGGCGCGAAACGCTCGACCAGGGGATGGCGCAGGTCCGGTCGGCCGGCCGGCGCATGGCCCTGCTGGCGGGGACGGTCAACTTTCATCACCTGAAAGACTGCGACCTGATCATCGAAGCCGTGCGCACCGACATGGCCGGCAAGGAGAAGCTGTTCCGCAGACTGGACCAGGTGGCAAAGCCCGGCGCGATACTGATAGCGCTTGCGAGCCAGCGCGGCGTGGACCAGGTTGCCGGCTGCACGCGGCGCAGCGGCGAGGTGCTCGGCTTGCATCGCGCCGGTCCTGGCGACGCAGGCGGAACCTGGGAAGTCGTTTGCGGCAAACGGACCTCGGCGCAGGCCCTGGCCACCGCGATCGCCTTCGCTCCCATGTTCCGCGCGGTGGCGCCGGTGGCCGATGGCGAGGCCTGGCGCGTCGATCTGATACTGGAATAG